The following proteins come from a genomic window of Astatotilapia calliptera chromosome 11, fAstCal1.2, whole genome shotgun sequence:
- the ddc gene encoding aromatic-L-amino-acid decarboxylase isoform X2, whose protein sequence is MDAAEFRRRGKEMVDYVADYLENIEKRPVYPDLEPGYLRSLIPNEAPLEPESYEDIIKDVERVIMPGVTHWHSPYFFAYFPAASSYPAMVADMLCGAIGCIGFSWAASPACTELETVMLDWLGKMLQLPECFIAGTHGRGGGVIQGTASEATLISLLAARCKAVRRVQTINAKKSESEILSKLVAYTSDQAHSSVERAALIGAVMMRKVPTDNRYAVRREMLKKMVEEDKAAGLIPFYFCATLGTTPSCAFDHLTELGPLCNEENMWMHIDAAYAGSAFICPEFRPLLNGVEFADSFNFNPHKWLLVNFDCSAMW, encoded by the exons ATGGATGCAGCAGAATTTCGACGCAGAGGCAAAGAGATGGTAGACTATGTGGCCGACTACCTAGAAAACATAGAGAAGCGACCCGTCTACCCAGATCTGGAACCAGGATATCTTCGCTCTTTAATCCCCAATGAGGCACCACTGGAGCCAGAAAGCTATGAGGACATTATAAAAGACGTCGAGAGGGTCATAATGCCAGgg gtCACCCACTGGCACAGCCCGTACTTCTTTGCTTACTTTCCAGCAGCATCCTCTTACCCTGCCATGGTGGCCGACATGCTCTGTGGAGCTATTGGCTGCATTGGATTTTCCTGG GCTGCCAGCCCAGCCTGCACCGAGCTAGAGACAGTGATGTTAGATTGGCTTGGGAAGATGCTTCAGCTGCCTGAGTGTTTTATAGCTGGGACACATGGCCGTGGAGGTGGTGTCATTCAG GGAACTGCCAGTGAGGCCACCCTGATATCTTTGCTCGCTGCACGCTGTAAAGCAGTCAGACGGGTCCAGACGATCAATGCCAAAAAGTCTGAGTCTGAAATCCTTTCCAAGCTGGTGGCATACACATCTGACCAA GCCCATTCTTCAgtggagcgtgctgctctgattGGAGCAGTCATGATGAGGAAGGTGCCCACAGATAACCGTTATGCTGTCAGAAGGGAAATGCTTAAGAAGATGGTGGAGGAGGACAAAGCAGCTGGACTCATCCCTTTCTAT TTCTGTGCGACGCTGGGCACCACTCCCTCCTGTGCTTTTGATCACCTCACTGAGCTGGGACCCTTAT GTAATGAGGAAAATATGTGGATGCACATTGATGCGGCGTATGCTGGGAGTGCATTCATCTGTCCAGAATTTAGACCTTTGTTGAACGGTGTTGAG tttgcaGACTCTTTCAACTTCAACCCACACAAGTGGCTTTTAGTCAACTTTGACTGCTCCGCGATGTGGTAA
- the ddc gene encoding aromatic-L-amino-acid decarboxylase isoform X1 → MDAAEFRRRGKEMVDYVADYLENIEKRPVYPDLEPGYLRSLIPNEAPLEPESYEDIIKDVERVIMPGVTHWHSPYFFAYFPAASSYPAMVADMLCGAIGCIGFSWAASPACTELETVMLDWLGKMLQLPECFIAGTHGRGGGVIQGTASEATLISLLAARCKAVRRVQTINAKKSESEILSKLVAYTSDQAHSSVERAALIGAVMMRKVPTDNRYAVRREMLKKMVEEDKAAGLIPFYFCATLGTTPSCAFDHLTELGPLCNEENMWMHIDAAYAGSAFICPEFRPLLNGVEFADSFNFNPHKWLLVNFDCSAMWVKERADIIGAFKMEPLYLKHENQESGLVTDYRHWQIPLGRRFRSLKMWFVFRMYGLKGLQAHIRKQVALAKEFESLVRADKRFEICAEVVLGLVCFRLKGSNELNQELLKRITKSREIHLVPCQLSGRFVLRFAICARTTESHHIQQAWQHITQLTFELLQEASH, encoded by the exons ATGGATGCAGCAGAATTTCGACGCAGAGGCAAAGAGATGGTAGACTATGTGGCCGACTACCTAGAAAACATAGAGAAGCGACCCGTCTACCCAGATCTGGAACCAGGATATCTTCGCTCTTTAATCCCCAATGAGGCACCACTGGAGCCAGAAAGCTATGAGGACATTATAAAAGACGTCGAGAGGGTCATAATGCCAGgg gtCACCCACTGGCACAGCCCGTACTTCTTTGCTTACTTTCCAGCAGCATCCTCTTACCCTGCCATGGTGGCCGACATGCTCTGTGGAGCTATTGGCTGCATTGGATTTTCCTGG GCTGCCAGCCCAGCCTGCACCGAGCTAGAGACAGTGATGTTAGATTGGCTTGGGAAGATGCTTCAGCTGCCTGAGTGTTTTATAGCTGGGACACATGGCCGTGGAGGTGGTGTCATTCAG GGAACTGCCAGTGAGGCCACCCTGATATCTTTGCTCGCTGCACGCTGTAAAGCAGTCAGACGGGTCCAGACGATCAATGCCAAAAAGTCTGAGTCTGAAATCCTTTCCAAGCTGGTGGCATACACATCTGACCAA GCCCATTCTTCAgtggagcgtgctgctctgattGGAGCAGTCATGATGAGGAAGGTGCCCACAGATAACCGTTATGCTGTCAGAAGGGAAATGCTTAAGAAGATGGTGGAGGAGGACAAAGCAGCTGGACTCATCCCTTTCTAT TTCTGTGCGACGCTGGGCACCACTCCCTCCTGTGCTTTTGATCACCTCACTGAGCTGGGACCCTTAT GTAATGAGGAAAATATGTGGATGCACATTGATGCGGCGTATGCTGGGAGTGCATTCATCTGTCCAGAATTTAGACCTTTGTTGAACGGTGTTGAG tttgcaGACTCTTTCAACTTCAACCCACACAAGTGGCTTTTAGTCAACTTTGACTGCTCCGCGATGTG GGTGAAGGAGAGAGCAGACATCATTGGAGCCTTTAAAATGGAACCACTTTACCTGAAACATGAAAACCAGGAATCAG GACTGGTCACCGATTATCGG CACTGGCAGATCCCACTGGGAAGGAGATTTCGCTCACTGAAGATGTGGTTTGTCTTTCGCATGTATGGGCTCAAAGGTCTGCAAGCTCATATACGCAAG CAAGTGGCCCTGGCCAAGGAGTTTGAGAGTCTGGTGCGAGCAGACAAGAGGTTTGAGATCTGTGCTGAAGTTGTCCTGGGACTGGTCTGCTTCAGGCTCAAG GGCTCCAATGAACTGAACCAAGAGTTGCTGAAAAGGATCACCAAGAGCAGAGAGATCCATCTGGTGCCTTGCCAGCTCTCAGGCCGCTTTGTCCTGCGCTTTGCCATCTGTGCACGCACTACTGAGTCACATCACATCCAGCAAGCATGGCAGCACATCACGCAGCTGACATTTGAGCTTCTGCAGGAGgccagtcattaa